Proteins encoded by one window of Acidobacteriota bacterium:
- a CDS encoding DNA polymerase Y family protein, with product MTDPWIACLEVPLFPLAARLRSEPELRQEAVAVLEGNGDRARVVAATRRARQAGITPGLTLPQARARLPKLIARGRDAECERAAREALLEAADSLSPLIEEGGEGRVFLDVSGLERSFPGAEGQHRLGVALAAAAEAAGLPARVGLAASKLAARVAAGQGSSPTLVPRGEEAAFLAPLPLERLAPDARLVDALERWGICSAGELARLPAAEISSRLGEEARDLHALARGLDPRPLVPRPPPQHFREGITLEWPLVSLEPFLFVGRAALERLTERLASRGFSCRRLELSLTLEPEGHDLRAFDLPAPTRDLKTLLTLVRLSLEERPPGAAVESFAFLATPDRAQEAQLTLFGPAALSPDRLAGTLARLFALLGADRVGSPQPVDSHRPEACALTPYQPPPPPPERRPARHGKGLMGVRSLRPAQALEILLDERGIPQSVAPATADDARPRLQGEIRIASGPWHLEEGWWSQEVVTRDYWDIELGSGGIYRVYRERSSDAWFVDGVYD from the coding sequence ATGACGGACCCCTGGATCGCCTGCCTCGAAGTGCCCTTGTTTCCGCTCGCGGCGCGGCTGCGCAGCGAGCCGGAGCTGCGTCAAGAGGCGGTGGCCGTGCTCGAGGGCAACGGCGACCGGGCCCGCGTCGTCGCCGCCACCCGCCGCGCCCGACAGGCCGGCATCACCCCCGGCCTCACCCTGCCCCAGGCCCGCGCTCGCCTCCCCAAGCTGATCGCCCGGGGGCGTGATGCGGAGTGCGAGCGGGCCGCCCGCGAAGCCCTCCTCGAAGCCGCCGACAGCCTCTCACCGCTGATTGAAGAGGGCGGCGAAGGTCGAGTGTTTCTCGACGTCTCGGGCCTCGAGCGCAGCTTCCCGGGAGCCGAGGGCCAGCATCGCCTGGGGGTCGCCCTCGCCGCCGCCGCCGAGGCCGCCGGTCTGCCGGCCCGGGTCGGCCTCGCCGCCAGCAAGCTCGCCGCTCGCGTCGCCGCCGGCCAAGGCAGCTCGCCGACGCTGGTTCCACGGGGCGAGGAGGCCGCTTTTCTCGCCCCCCTGCCCCTTGAGCGCCTGGCTCCCGACGCTCGCCTGGTGGATGCCCTCGAACGCTGGGGAATCTGCTCCGCGGGGGAGCTCGCCCGGCTGCCGGCGGCGGAGATCTCGAGTCGCCTGGGAGAAGAGGCGCGGGATCTCCACGCCCTGGCTCGCGGTCTCGATCCCAGACCCCTGGTGCCCCGCCCACCGCCGCAGCACTTCCGTGAAGGCATCACCCTGGAATGGCCGCTGGTCTCCCTCGAGCCGTTCCTGTTCGTCGGCCGAGCAGCCCTCGAACGGTTGACCGAGCGCCTCGCCAGCCGCGGCTTCTCCTGTCGCCGGCTCGAGCTCTCGCTGACCCTCGAACCGGAGGGCCACGACCTGCGCGCCTTCGATCTGCCGGCCCCGACGCGCGACCTCAAGACTCTGCTCACCCTGGTGCGCCTCTCCCTCGAAGAGCGTCCACCGGGAGCAGCCGTCGAGAGCTTTGCTTTCCTCGCCACGCCGGACCGTGCCCAGGAGGCCCAGCTCACCCTCTTCGGCCCGGCGGCGCTGTCGCCGGATCGCCTCGCCGGCACCCTCGCCCGCCTCTTCGCGCTGCTGGGAGCGGACCGCGTCGGCAGCCCGCAACCGGTCGACAGCCATCGCCCGGAAGCCTGCGCCCTGACCCCCTACCAACCGCCACCACCGCCACCGGAGCGACGCCCGGCACGCCACGGCAAAGGTTTGATGGGGGTGAGATCCCTGCGGCCGGCCCAGGCCCTCGAGATCCTCCTCGACGAGCGCGGCATCCCACAATCGGTCGCTCCCGCAACCGCCGATGACGCCCGGCCACGCCTGCAGGGGGAGATCCGCATCGCCTCCGGCCCCTGGCATCTCGAAGAGGGCTGGTGGAGCCAAGAGGTGGTGACGCGCGACTACTGGGACATCGAGCTCGGCAGCGGCGGGATCTACCGGGTGTACCGCGAGCGCAGCAGCGATGCCTGGTTCGTCGACGGCGTCTACGACTGA